In one Natronosalvus amylolyticus genomic region, the following are encoded:
- a CDS encoding transcription initiation factor IIB, with product MTDTKIQTYSGETQREKQTQTSEEERCPECGGRLVSDSEHAETVCDQCGLVVEEDAIDRGPEWRAFDSAEKDQKSRVGAPTTKMMHDHGLSTNIGWQDKDAYGRALSSRQRQKMQRLRTWNERFRTRDSKERNLKQALGEIDRMASALGLPENVRETASVIYRRALDEDLLPGRSIEGVATAALYAAARQAGTPRSLDEISAVSRVDRMELTRTYRYIVRQLNLEIKPADPESYVPRFISDLDLSDETERRARDLLGSAREKGVHSGKSPVGLAAASVYAAALLTNEKVTQNDVSEVANISEVTIRNRYKELLEASDTMTA from the coding sequence ATGACAGATACGAAAATCCAGACCTATAGTGGCGAGACGCAGCGAGAAAAACAGACGCAGACGAGTGAGGAAGAGCGCTGTCCGGAGTGTGGCGGCCGCCTGGTCTCCGACAGTGAGCACGCAGAGACGGTTTGCGACCAGTGTGGACTGGTCGTCGAGGAAGATGCAATCGACCGCGGTCCGGAGTGGCGAGCCTTCGATAGCGCGGAGAAAGACCAGAAATCTCGCGTCGGTGCGCCGACGACGAAGATGATGCACGACCACGGCCTCTCGACGAACATCGGCTGGCAGGACAAAGACGCCTACGGCCGGGCGCTCTCGAGTCGCCAGCGTCAGAAGATGCAGCGACTTCGAACCTGGAACGAGCGGTTCCGAACGCGTGACAGCAAAGAGCGCAACCTCAAACAGGCCCTCGGCGAAATCGACCGCATGGCCTCTGCCCTGGGGCTGCCGGAGAACGTCCGTGAGACGGCCAGCGTGATCTACCGACGCGCACTCGACGAGGACCTGCTCCCAGGTCGCTCGATCGAGGGTGTCGCGACGGCAGCGCTCTATGCCGCCGCTCGTCAGGCTGGCACGCCGCGCAGCCTCGATGAGATTTCGGCCGTGAGCCGCGTCGACCGGATGGAGCTCACCCGGACCTACCGCTACATCGTCCGCCAGCTCAACCTCGAGATCAAGCCGGCGGACCCAGAGAGCTACGTGCCGCGGTTCATCAGCGACCTCGACCTCTCCGATGAGACCGAGCGTCGGGCTCGTGACCTCCTGGGCTCGGCCCGCGAGAAAGGCGTCCACAGCGGCAAATCGCCGGTCGGCCTCGCGGCCGCGTCGGTGTACGCCGCCGCACTGTTGACCAACGAGAAGGTCACCCAGAACGACGTCAGTGAGGTCGCGAACATCTCCGAAGTGACGATCCGAAACCGCTACAAGGAGTTGCTCGAGGCCAGCGACACGATGACGGCCTGA
- a CDS encoding DUF7095 family protein has translation MTGFAREEAVDRVEGIVDTVASDALPVPVREVWVYGDLALGVDPVDRLDVYLTKDVLLRDQPDAEAEFEAEYGIKGVGKSVRADWAREHPEYLRANTNGHAAPETCLAAQLLDSDEADAGSETDGDEEPIHLEVCNASFEDNVTQRLRGAQLRDDYTQLLDPRGVCLFADGVRSETAFEKLRSSELAFPPLSTALEMLGMDESESTTAAEAVHAWRADQEGATVRGDVI, from the coding sequence ATGACCGGATTTGCCCGCGAGGAGGCCGTCGACCGGGTCGAGGGCATCGTCGACACCGTCGCCTCGGACGCCCTCCCAGTTCCCGTTCGCGAGGTGTGGGTGTACGGCGACCTCGCCCTCGGCGTCGACCCCGTCGACCGCCTCGACGTCTACCTCACCAAGGACGTGTTGCTGCGAGACCAACCTGACGCCGAAGCCGAGTTCGAAGCCGAATACGGAATCAAAGGCGTCGGCAAGTCCGTTCGCGCCGACTGGGCGCGCGAACACCCCGAATACCTCCGAGCGAACACCAACGGCCACGCCGCCCCCGAGACGTGTCTCGCGGCGCAGTTGCTCGATTCGGATGAAGCTGACGCTGGCAGCGAAACGGACGGAGACGAAGAGCCCATCCACCTCGAGGTCTGCAACGCCAGTTTCGAGGACAACGTCACCCAGCGCCTGCGCGGCGCACAGCTTCGGGACGATTACACCCAACTGCTCGACCCCCGTGGCGTCTGTCTGTTCGCCGACGGCGTTCGCAGCGAGACGGCGTTCGAGAAACTCCGCTCGAGCGAGCTCGCCTTCCCGCCGCTGTCGACGGCGCTCGAGATGCTCGGGATGGACGAGAGCGAGTCGACGACGGCCGCCGAGGCGGTCCACGCCTGGCGGGCCGACCAGGAGGGAGCGACAGTTCGGGGCGACGTTATTTAG
- a CDS encoding PaaI family thioesterase gives MSESIRTKLARYRFNLFPAYRLAGGRVLYIASDWQEIRVAIPHSWRTKNIFGTTFGGSLYAAIDPIYAVMLTQALAGDYVVWDRAASIEFLKPGSETLYARFRIPDAELESIERKLEDQPSVTRTYTVDIVSADGVRHATAEKTVYIGTDESKRA, from the coding sequence GTGAGCGAATCGATTCGCACGAAACTCGCCCGCTATCGCTTCAATCTCTTTCCCGCCTATCGACTCGCCGGCGGCCGCGTGCTGTACATCGCGAGCGACTGGCAGGAGATTCGCGTGGCAATCCCGCACTCCTGGCGGACGAAAAACATCTTCGGGACGACCTTCGGCGGCAGTCTGTACGCCGCTATCGACCCGATTTACGCCGTCATGCTGACCCAGGCGCTCGCGGGCGACTACGTGGTCTGGGACCGCGCGGCATCAATCGAGTTCCTGAAACCCGGGTCGGAGACGCTGTACGCCCGGTTCCGAATTCCGGACGCGGAACTCGAGAGTATCGAACGGAAACTCGAGGACCAGCCCTCGGTCACTCGTACCTACACCGTCGATATCGTCTCGGCCGACGGCGTTCGCCACGCCACCGCGGAGAAGACGGTGTACATCGGCACGGACGAGTCGAAACGGGCCTGA
- a CDS encoding DUF357 domain-containing protein: MAADLEEKTERYGRLLTEALEAAAIAPPAGTPMAEAAEECYEMAASYLEDGRHFEADDDLVNALAAFSYGHAWLDAGARVGLFDVPEEGHLFTV, encoded by the coding sequence ATGGCTGCAGACCTCGAGGAGAAGACCGAACGCTACGGGCGATTGCTTACAGAAGCACTCGAGGCGGCCGCTATCGCGCCGCCCGCGGGCACGCCGATGGCTGAGGCTGCCGAGGAGTGTTACGAGATGGCCGCCTCATATCTCGAGGACGGTCGCCATTTCGAAGCCGATGACGATCTGGTCAACGCACTGGCTGCGTTTTCCTACGGCCACGCCTGGCTCGATGCGGGCGCTCGAGTGGGGCTGTTCGACGTTCCAGAAGAGGGGCACCTCTTTACCGTCTAG
- a CDS encoding VOC family protein yields MDAPIDHVMLRVEDLEESLEWYQTHLDYEEKGRWEADTFTNVFLGPEDVHEDGALLELTYNHDGRTYEMGDAWGHIAVRVPEDELESSYQQLMDEGVEDYRDPESCGNRYAFVKDPDGHEIEIVKRDYGAKWSLDHTMIRVEDATEALGYWLRTFEYEHTGRWEAETFANYFMSREGAAPEEMSVELTYNYDGRTYTMGDAWGHLAVAVDDLDEAWEQVLERESEDYRDPESCGDRYAFTKDQDGHEIEIVRKD; encoded by the coding sequence ATGGACGCACCTATCGATCACGTCATGCTTCGTGTCGAAGATCTCGAAGAATCCCTGGAGTGGTACCAGACGCACCTGGACTACGAGGAGAAAGGCCGCTGGGAGGCCGACACCTTCACCAACGTCTTTCTCGGCCCCGAAGACGTCCACGAGGACGGTGCGCTGCTCGAGTTGACCTACAACCACGACGGGCGCACCTACGAGATGGGCGACGCCTGGGGGCACATCGCCGTGCGCGTCCCCGAAGACGAACTCGAGTCGAGTTACCAGCAACTGATGGACGAGGGCGTCGAGGACTACCGCGATCCCGAATCCTGTGGGAACCGCTACGCGTTCGTCAAGGACCCGGACGGGCACGAGATCGAGATCGTGAAACGCGATTACGGCGCGAAGTGGAGCCTCGACCACACCATGATCCGCGTCGAGGATGCCACGGAGGCGCTTGGCTACTGGCTCCGAACGTTCGAGTACGAGCACACGGGTCGCTGGGAGGCAGAGACCTTCGCGAACTACTTCATGAGCCGGGAGGGAGCAGCGCCCGAGGAGATGAGCGTCGAACTCACGTACAATTACGACGGGCGCACGTACACGATGGGCGATGCCTGGGGCCACCTCGCGGTCGCCGTCGACGATCTGGACGAGGCCTGGGAACAGGTGCTCGAGCGCGAATCCGAGGACTATCGGGACCCCGAATCCTGTGGCGACCGCTACGCGTTTACCAAAGACCAGGACGGGCACGAGATCGAGATCGTGCGAAAAGACTGA
- a CDS encoding alpha/beta hydrolase: protein MRERIFNEDGEEDLVFVMGLGNRWTHENVSWLIEQLVDAGYRVHAFELPTNIDDFKADWLEPIAEYVIDLEEYQLLAHSAGSLIAQALDGADNHVYLSPWWGYSPDRSPLLLDILEQIPTSAPFLPRGEVPKSAIGDLATDHQMATGPSWLSPSFIRETRRAQQELLAIDHDAVVFCSLRDSIIDLRPIGERVPAEHIVLYDGGHELFSSSVRDRYVDLLLAALEYGADAIEERQVVPLPEPEGLTPSVE from the coding sequence ATGAGAGAGCGAATCTTCAACGAAGACGGCGAGGAGGACCTCGTGTTCGTCATGGGCCTCGGCAACCGCTGGACCCACGAGAACGTGAGCTGGCTCATCGAGCAACTCGTGGATGCCGGCTATCGCGTTCACGCGTTCGAACTCCCGACGAACATCGACGATTTCAAAGCGGACTGGCTCGAGCCAATCGCCGAGTACGTGATCGACCTCGAGGAGTACCAGCTCCTGGCACACAGCGCGGGCTCGCTCATCGCACAGGCACTCGACGGGGCCGACAACCACGTCTACCTGAGTCCGTGGTGGGGGTACAGCCCCGACCGCTCCCCGCTATTGCTCGATATCCTCGAGCAGATTCCGACCAGTGCGCCCTTCTTGCCACGTGGGGAGGTCCCGAAGTCGGCCATCGGTGACCTGGCGACCGACCACCAGATGGCTACGGGACCAAGCTGGCTCTCTCCCTCGTTCATCCGCGAAACCCGGCGGGCACAACAGGAGTTGCTCGCCATCGATCACGACGCCGTCGTCTTCTGCTCGCTTCGCGACTCGATCATCGACCTGCGCCCCATCGGCGAGCGCGTCCCCGCCGAACATATCGTGCTCTACGACGGCGGACACGAACTGTTCTCCTCGAGCGTTCGCGACCGATACGTCGACCTCCTGCTTGCGGCACTCGAGTATGGCGCTGACGCCATCGAGGAACGGCAGGTCGTGCCGCTGCCCGAACCCGAAGGGCTGACTCCATCAGTCGAATAG
- a CDS encoding BGTF surface domain-containing protein: MTGTKQKISSALMAVLMVLSVVAIGGAAFAGAATAADDSVDKNDLSGVYFAGQTIEVTGITGDAELREGDTESSTWVTNLNVDGDTVTIDTSDLDGDEYVIRDDDGDHGPFEIREQNVGFGFADDTVTIGDDTTLDFESDNRKATVNVTVSAEDLTAEEINATFEDAELVGEDDDVVLIQDVTEGDSLNASFSGYEAGDYEFTVSVEDSTAEDTASITVNDADAYDVNFVEDFQNQEVGDVVEFEIDIEGGDEAYVTLEDEYDFYSANFTVSTTADDGVATVKFNTFAAAQGDADAVFTPGDDTDIVEANEPADLNLDGERIIPGEIEMEVAQDDGSEVLDIAFIQLNERSTDDLTTWTTSLSPSEVADADPADIPDAGIMTDEIAAGDTVVVQVEASGLYGYFDGDFGENGLELEFESTEETVYGSAPSVNASQVDHEVVIDEENNQFFVAVSSADLGQALEDEGERYTFETPAEIDTVFSISDENPYVADDDSESVNQLMTAVAPSLEIVGEFDDEDRLTVEKSDAAVIEGETNVAPGQDVDYRLRFTETIVRGTATIQDDGTFAAEFDLDNREAGDTFTVTPSLDGYGFSAEDVRENAVITEDDSTGPIFDGDVDVDPAEPVEGDDVTVTVDISNSGDAEGTTSAEFVFGGDTLIDEEEITLDAGDSEEFSATVEDAAAGDYDWELWIDGEEALSGTLTVEDVDEGETDDGETDDGETDDGETDDGETDDGEADDGETDDGADDVETDDGADDADETDDTADDDGDDGQPGFGVAVALAALLGAAMLALRRQD; this comes from the coding sequence ATGACAGGAACTAAACAGAAGATTAGCTCAGCCCTGATGGCTGTGCTGATGGTCCTTTCGGTCGTCGCCATCGGTGGCGCTGCCTTTGCAGGCGCTGCTACTGCGGCTGACGATTCGGTGGACAAAAACGATTTGAGCGGCGTTTATTTCGCCGGTCAGACGATAGAGGTAACGGGAATTACTGGTGATGCTGAGCTTCGTGAAGGAGACACTGAATCGAGCACGTGGGTTACTAACCTGAACGTCGATGGTGACACTGTCACGATCGACACTTCGGACCTCGATGGTGACGAGTACGTCATCCGAGACGATGATGGTGACCACGGCCCATTCGAGATTCGTGAGCAGAACGTCGGCTTTGGTTTTGCTGACGACACCGTCACCATTGGTGACGACACGACTCTCGACTTCGAGTCTGACAACCGCAAAGCAACGGTGAACGTCACCGTCAGCGCTGAGGACCTCACGGCTGAGGAAATCAACGCGACCTTCGAAGATGCGGAACTCGTTGGTGAGGACGACGATGTCGTTCTCATTCAGGACGTGACTGAGGGCGACTCGCTCAACGCATCCTTCAGCGGCTACGAAGCCGGTGACTACGAGTTTACCGTGAGCGTTGAAGACAGCACCGCTGAGGACACTGCAAGCATCACTGTCAACGATGCTGACGCATACGATGTCAACTTCGTCGAGGACTTCCAGAATCAGGAAGTCGGTGACGTTGTCGAGTTCGAAATCGACATTGAAGGCGGTGACGAGGCGTACGTGACCCTCGAGGACGAGTACGACTTCTACAGCGCAAACTTCACCGTCTCCACCACGGCCGATGACGGTGTTGCTACGGTCAAATTCAACACATTCGCAGCAGCTCAGGGCGATGCTGATGCTGTCTTCACGCCTGGAGATGACACCGATATCGTCGAGGCTAACGAGCCCGCAGATCTCAACCTCGATGGTGAGCGCATCATCCCCGGTGAGATCGAAATGGAAGTCGCTCAGGACGATGGAAGCGAAGTCCTTGACATCGCATTCATCCAGCTCAACGAGCGCTCCACTGACGATCTGACCACGTGGACCACCAGCCTCAGCCCCAGCGAAGTTGCTGACGCTGACCCTGCCGACATCCCAGATGCCGGCATTATGACTGACGAAATCGCTGCCGGCGACACGGTTGTCGTTCAGGTCGAAGCGTCCGGTCTCTACGGATACTTCGATGGCGACTTCGGTGAGAACGGTCTCGAGCTCGAGTTCGAGAGCACCGAAGAAACCGTCTACGGTAGCGCCCCATCCGTGAACGCGTCCCAGGTCGATCACGAAGTCGTGATTGACGAGGAGAACAACCAGTTCTTCGTCGCAGTCAGCTCCGCTGACCTCGGCCAGGCTCTCGAAGACGAAGGCGAACGCTACACCTTCGAAACGCCTGCTGAAATCGACACCGTGTTCTCCATCAGTGACGAGAACCCATACGTTGCAGACGATGACTCCGAATCCGTCAACCAGCTCATGACGGCAGTCGCGCCGTCCCTCGAGATCGTTGGCGAATTCGACGATGAGGACCGCCTCACCGTCGAGAAGAGTGACGCTGCAGTGATCGAAGGCGAGACCAACGTTGCACCCGGTCAGGACGTTGACTACCGCCTCCGCTTCACCGAGACTATCGTTCGCGGCACGGCTACCATCCAGGATGATGGTACGTTCGCTGCCGAGTTCGACCTCGACAACCGTGAAGCCGGTGACACGTTCACCGTCACGCCAAGCCTCGACGGCTACGGCTTCTCCGCTGAGGACGTCCGCGAGAACGCAGTCATCACCGAGGATGACTCGACTGGACCAATCTTCGACGGCGACGTCGACGTTGACCCAGCCGAGCCTGTTGAAGGCGACGACGTGACCGTCACGGTCGACATCTCCAACTCCGGCGACGCAGAAGGCACCACGAGTGCTGAGTTCGTCTTCGGTGGAGACACTCTCATCGACGAAGAGGAGATCACCCTCGACGCTGGTGACTCCGAAGAATTCAGTGCAACCGTCGAAGACGCCGCCGCTGGCGACTACGACTGGGAACTCTGGATCGACGGTGAGGAAGCCCTCTCGGGCACCCTGACCGTTGAAGATGTCGACGAAGGTGAGACCGACGACGGCGAAACCGACGACGGCGAAACCGACGACGGTGAGACCGACGACGGCGAAACCGACGATGGTGAGGCCGACGACGGCGAAACCGACGATGGTGCTGACGACGTCGAAACCGACGACGGTGCTGACGACGCCGACGAGACCGACGACACCGCCGACGACGACGGTGACGACGGTCAGCCCGGCTTCGGTGTCGCTGTCGCACTCGCAGCCCTGCTCGGAGCCGCCATGCTGGCACTCCGCCGTCAGGACTAA
- a CDS encoding Na+/H+ antiporter NhaC family protein: MSEFGALSLVPPLLAIALAIWTRRPILSLFVGVWIGGVIFTGGLGVGQTFDWIAGSIADMFHAQILIFTLLLGSGVALIWRLGGAIAVRNWAVERLESQRTTGVTTWLLGIALFFDDYANTAIVGSTMRDISDRMRISREKLSYIVDSTAAPVATIAISSWVAFQLSMVREAFADIEETAGVETPSAFTVYLESIPYNAYALLAIAMVGIIVLSRRDYGEMLDAEHRSWQTGNVTREDAVPLQEVEKDLGEPVLDRPMLRTFFVPIVVLIAVTTVGAFWTGYQAAELAGMGEVLGLTMGEFAETIAGEADWAAALVWGSFAMVLSAIVLGLVYDLFDLEDGVETVLDGFALMLTAVTILVLAWSISAVATDLGTGEYVAAATEGVLSPAIFPVVVLLTAGFIAFTMGSSWATMGIVTPIALPVAFNLTGDFTLAPIVVGAVFSGAIFGDHTSPISDTTVLSSTFTGADLIDHVRTQAYYAVTVLLVVVFAYLLNGYLGVPPIVFLPLGVLVLVGLVYGLSSLDAQRKGVDPVASSVEVDWEETSAGGFGGTSSSGAGGDTDPTSASGSESDD, translated from the coding sequence ATGTCCGAATTCGGTGCCCTTTCGCTCGTTCCGCCGCTGTTAGCCATCGCGCTGGCGATCTGGACTCGTCGACCCATCCTCTCGCTGTTCGTGGGCGTCTGGATCGGCGGGGTCATCTTCACCGGCGGACTCGGCGTCGGACAGACGTTCGACTGGATCGCCGGCTCGATCGCGGACATGTTCCACGCACAGATCCTGATTTTCACCTTGCTGTTGGGCTCGGGCGTCGCCCTCATCTGGCGACTCGGCGGTGCTATCGCCGTTCGAAACTGGGCGGTCGAACGCCTCGAGAGCCAGCGAACGACGGGCGTGACGACCTGGCTGCTCGGTATCGCGCTCTTTTTCGACGATTACGCCAACACGGCCATCGTCGGCTCGACGATGCGAGACATCTCCGACCGGATGCGAATCTCTCGAGAAAAGCTCTCGTACATCGTCGACTCGACGGCTGCGCCCGTGGCAACCATCGCCATCTCGAGTTGGGTCGCCTTCCAGCTCTCGATGGTTCGCGAGGCGTTCGCCGACATCGAGGAAACCGCCGGCGTCGAAACGCCCAGCGCGTTCACGGTGTACCTCGAGTCGATTCCGTACAACGCCTACGCGCTGTTGGCGATCGCGATGGTCGGCATCATCGTCCTCTCGCGGCGCGATTACGGCGAGATGCTCGACGCCGAACACCGGTCCTGGCAGACCGGGAACGTCACCCGCGAGGACGCCGTCCCCCTGCAAGAGGTGGAAAAAGACCTCGGGGAGCCCGTCCTCGATCGGCCGATGTTACGGACGTTTTTCGTCCCCATCGTGGTTCTGATCGCCGTGACGACGGTTGGCGCGTTCTGGACGGGGTATCAGGCGGCGGAACTGGCAGGTATGGGGGAGGTCCTCGGACTGACGATGGGCGAGTTCGCGGAGACGATAGCCGGCGAGGCCGACTGGGCTGCTGCGCTGGTCTGGGGCTCGTTCGCGATGGTGCTCTCGGCGATCGTACTCGGCCTGGTCTACGATCTGTTCGACCTCGAGGACGGCGTCGAAACGGTGCTCGACGGGTTCGCCTTGATGCTGACCGCGGTGACCATCCTCGTGCTCGCCTGGTCGATCAGCGCTGTCGCGACCGACCTCGGCACCGGAGAGTACGTCGCTGCGGCGACCGAAGGCGTGCTCTCGCCGGCAATCTTCCCGGTGGTCGTCCTCTTGACGGCGGGGTTCATCGCGTTCACGATGGGCTCGTCGTGGGCGACCATGGGAATCGTGACGCCGATCGCGCTGCCCGTCGCGTTCAACCTGACGGGCGATTTCACGCTCGCACCGATCGTCGTCGGCGCCGTCTTCTCCGGGGCGATTTTCGGTGACCACACCTCACCTATCTCGGACACGACGGTGCTCTCCTCGACGTTTACCGGGGCAGATCTAATCGACCACGTGCGCACGCAGGCGTACTATGCCGTGACCGTCCTCCTCGTCGTCGTCTTTGCGTACCTGCTCAACGGCTACCTCGGGGTGCCCCCGATCGTGTTCTTGCCCCTTGGCGTGCTGGTCCTCGTCGGCCTGGTCTACGGGCTCTCGAGCCTCGACGCACAGCGCAAGGGTGTCGACCCCGTCGCCTCGAGCGTCGAGGTCGACTGGGAGGAAACATCGGCTGGCGGATTCGGCGGCACCTCGAGTTCGGGAGCCGGTGGGGACACAGACCCGACCTCGGCCAGCGGGTCCGAGTCCGACGACTGA
- a CDS encoding DUF389 domain-containing protein: MRLIQALVPTSRRSNVLETLENEDIDYVITDECSDREDAEIVHFPVPTQAVEHVLTALREAGLEEEFLVVSQIETARTSNIEALEERFLSGTEADDSISSAEIRTRALNLTPGRLTYYAMTVLSAVVATAGLLLDSPAIVVGSMVIAPQVSAALTGTVGLVLEDRPMFVDGVTSLLGGLFVAVLSAFALAWSVRYVGIVPSAVEITAISQIQNRISPGLLAVVVGLCAGAAGAFGLATALSVSLVGVMIAIALIPAAATVGIGLAWGYPTVALGAFVLVVVNTTAILLAGVAVFWYLGYRPADWSGGTLRGNLTAQRLKTGALLVGCLAIVLLAAGSLLYGHVGFENDINDGVRETLADDAYADLELVAIDTTFQDRGLFVESADVTVTVARPADTPYPDLADTLETRIEAQTDHSVTVTVAFVEHSDSSEGDSTP; this comes from the coding sequence ATGCGTCTGATACAGGCTCTCGTCCCGACATCCAGGCGATCAAACGTCCTCGAGACGCTCGAGAACGAAGACATCGACTACGTCATTACCGACGAGTGCAGCGACCGCGAGGACGCCGAAATCGTCCACTTTCCCGTGCCGACACAGGCCGTCGAACACGTCCTCACCGCACTGCGAGAGGCAGGACTCGAAGAGGAGTTTCTCGTCGTCAGCCAGATCGAGACGGCCCGAACCTCGAACATCGAGGCGCTCGAGGAACGCTTTCTCAGCGGAACCGAAGCCGACGACAGCATCTCGAGCGCCGAGATTCGAACCCGGGCGCTGAACCTGACGCCCGGTCGGTTGACCTACTACGCGATGACCGTCCTCAGTGCCGTCGTCGCAACCGCCGGGTTGCTCCTCGATTCGCCGGCCATCGTCGTCGGCTCGATGGTCATTGCACCACAGGTCAGCGCTGCGCTTACGGGAACCGTGGGCCTCGTCCTCGAGGACCGGCCGATGTTCGTCGACGGGGTAACCTCGTTGCTCGGTGGCCTGTTCGTCGCGGTCTTGAGTGCGTTCGCCCTCGCCTGGAGCGTCCGCTACGTGGGCATCGTTCCCTCAGCCGTCGAGATCACGGCGATTTCACAGATCCAGAACCGAATTTCGCCGGGACTCCTCGCCGTGGTAGTGGGCCTCTGTGCGGGCGCAGCGGGTGCCTTCGGCCTCGCAACTGCCCTCTCGGTGTCCCTCGTGGGCGTCATGATCGCCATCGCGTTGATCCCCGCTGCCGCAACGGTCGGTATCGGCCTGGCATGGGGATACCCGACCGTCGCCCTCGGTGCGTTTGTGTTAGTCGTGGTGAACACGACCGCTATCTTGCTCGCCGGCGTGGCCGTCTTCTGGTATCTCGGCTATCGTCCCGCCGACTGGTCGGGCGGAACCCTCCGGGGGAACCTCACCGCACAGCGACTCAAGACCGGTGCCCTCCTCGTCGGCTGTCTCGCCATCGTCCTCCTCGCTGCCGGATCGCTCCTCTACGGCCACGTCGGCTTCGAAAACGACATCAACGACGGCGTCAGGGAAACCCTCGCCGATGACGCCTACGCCGACCTCGAACTCGTCGCCATCGACACGACCTTCCAGGACCGCGGGCTGTTCGTCGAGAGCGCCGACGTCACCGTAACCGTCGCCAGACCTGCCGATACTCCTTACCCCGACCTGGCGGACACGCTCGAGACACGAATCGAAGCGCAGACCGACCATTCCGTGACCGTGACCGTTGCGTTCGTCGAACACAGTGACTCGAGTGAGGGTGACTCGACACCGTGA
- a CDS encoding FAD-dependent oxidoreductase, which produces MSEQPRVEIYTKTNCPYCEKAKDLFDAKGVEYETYNVTGDDALFEEMVERADGRKTAPEVFIDDELIGGWDDTSALDETGELDEKLGIATERDCDIVEHRKLLIAGTGIAGLTAAIYAGRSNNEPLVIEGDEPGGQLTLTTDVANYPGFPEGISGPELVNNMKAQAKQFGAELKNGIVDSVERIGDSDSVSPADARDVGASERSFCVELTNGDVYTADAVIAASGASARTLGIPGEDELMGYGLSTCATCDGAFFRDEDMLVVGGGDAAMEEASFLTKFADTVYIAHRREEFRAEDYWIDRVHEHVEEGNIEIMKNTEVIEIHGSQEGGVDHVTMVRNEQGHPTDRLEDPDTEEFDFDVGAVFFAIGHTPNTGYLEGTGVVTDDEGYLRTKGGDAGSQTETDVDGIFGAGDVVDFHYQQAVTAAGMGSKAAIDADEYLEDLERAAETEAEVAAADD; this is translated from the coding sequence ATGAGCGAGCAGCCTCGAGTCGAAATCTATACCAAGACGAACTGTCCGTACTGTGAGAAGGCCAAAGACCTCTTCGACGCGAAGGGAGTCGAGTACGAGACCTACAACGTCACTGGCGACGACGCGCTGTTCGAGGAGATGGTCGAGCGCGCCGACGGTCGCAAAACCGCCCCCGAAGTGTTCATCGACGACGAACTCATCGGCGGCTGGGACGACACCAGCGCCCTCGACGAGACGGGTGAACTCGACGAGAAACTGGGCATCGCCACCGAACGCGACTGTGACATCGTCGAACACCGGAAACTGCTCATCGCCGGAACCGGTATCGCCGGTCTTACCGCCGCGATTTACGCCGGCCGATCGAACAACGAGCCACTGGTGATCGAAGGTGACGAACCCGGCGGCCAACTCACGTTGACGACCGACGTCGCCAACTACCCGGGCTTCCCCGAGGGCATCAGCGGCCCCGAACTGGTGAACAACATGAAAGCCCAGGCCAAACAGTTCGGCGCGGAGCTGAAAAACGGTATCGTCGACTCCGTCGAACGCATCGGCGACAGCGACTCGGTTTCACCGGCCGACGCTCGAGACGTCGGCGCGTCCGAACGGTCGTTTTGCGTGGAGTTGACCAACGGCGACGTCTACACTGCCGACGCGGTCATCGCGGCCTCGGGAGCCAGCGCCCGCACGCTCGGTATCCCCGGCGAGGACGAACTCATGGGCTACGGTCTCTCGACATGTGCGACCTGTGACGGGGCGTTCTTCCGCGACGAAGACATGCTCGTCGTCGGCGGTGGCGACGCCGCTATGGAAGAGGCCTCTTTCCTCACCAAGTTCGCCGACACCGTCTACATCGCCCACCGACGCGAGGAGTTCCGCGCCGAAGACTACTGGATCGACCGCGTCCACGAACACGTCGAGGAGGGCAACATCGAGATCATGAAAAACACCGAAGTAATCGAGATTCACGGCTCCCAGGAAGGCGGCGTCGATCACGTCACCATGGTCCGAAACGAGCAGGGGCACCCGACCGACCGCCTCGAGGACCCCGACACCGAGGAGTTCGACTTCGACGTCGGCGCGGTCTTCTTCGCCATCGGCCATACCCCGAACACCGGCTACCTCGAGGGCACCGGCGTCGTGACCGACGACGAGGGCTACCTTCGCACCAAAGGCGGCGACGCCGGCAGCCAGACCGAAACCGACGTCGACGGCATCTTCGGCGCTGGCGACGTCGTCGACTTCCACTACCAGCAGGCCGTCACGGCCGCCGGGATGGGCTCGAAAGCCGCCATCGACGCCGACGAGTACCTCGAGGACCTCGAGCGGGCGGCTGAGACGGAAGCGGAAGTGGCGGCTGCAGACGACTAA